Sequence from the Acidimicrobiia bacterium genome:
AGCCGGGTTCGTCCACGGCGACGAGCAGGGTGAGCAACGCCAGGCCGGCCACCAGGGCCGATGCCAGCCCGGTGGCCCCGAACCCCTTCCATCCATAGAGCAGCGGCCCCAGGGCGTCGCCTGCGGCGCGGCCGATCCCGACTGCCACCATGAGCCAGGCGAGGAAGCGCGCCCGCCCCGCCGGCTCCGCCTCGGAGGCGAGCGGGACCGTGGACACGATCGTGATCTCGAATGCGACGAAGGCGGCGGCAACCACCGTCAGTCCGCCCACCAGGCTGCCGGAGGCGAGAGCGATGCCCAGGTACCCGGCAACCGAGGCCCCGAGTCCGAGAGCCACCATGCGGCGCGGACCGAGGCGATCGGCGAACACCAGCACCGACCCCTCGCCGGCCAGTTCGGCGATGGCCACCGTCATGGCCGCCAGGCCGAGCCCGGCGGCGGTGAGCCCGAAGCCGTCCTCGAGCCACGCCCCGAACACGATGAAGGTGGTCTCGGCGGCCAGGGAGAACAGGAGCCCGGTGAGGAGGAGGGCCTTGCCCTGTCGTCCGGGCCGGAAGCGGCCGAGCCTGGCTCCGGTGTCGCCGGTGTCTCCATCGAGGATGCGCGAGGCCGTCGCCGCCGCAACGGCCAGCAGTGCCGCCACCACCCAGAACGGCGCCCGCCATCCGTGCGCGGCGATCAACCATCCGGCGGCAGGAGCTCCGATCAGCATGCCACCTGCCCAGGTGAGCTCCAGGATCGACAGGTAGCGGGCGCGACGCCAGTAGGGGGTTCGATCAGCCACGTACGACTGGGCGGCGGCGTCGAAGGAGGGCTTCCCCAGACCGAGAAGGAAAAGCCCGACGAGCGCCCCTGCCGGAACTCCACTGGCCGCCGTGATCAGGGCGCCGGCGGCCATCAGCGACAGCCCGAAGGCGGCGAGGCGAACCCGGCGCTCTCCGCGCCCCACGGTCGAGACGACGGCGGGCGTGGCGACGAAGGCGATGGAGCGCGCCGACAGCATGAGTCCGGCCTGCTCCAGCGAGATGCCGAGGCCGCGGGCGATGGCCGGCAGAAACGGATACAGGAACCGGTGGGCGGTGTTCACCACCAGCCGGGTTACGACCAGGTACCAGAGGGAGAGGCGGCTCAATGACGCCCGCCGCCGAGGGCGGCCGGGGTGACCATCCAGCGCAACGAGGCCCCTCCTGGTTCCGGCGGGCCCTCGATCAGTGCGGCTGCGGCGGTGACCATGTCGATCCGGCCGCCGCCGGTGAGCACCGCCACTGCCTGCGACCACACCGGTTCGTGGCCGAATGCCACGACGGGGCTGCGCCCGTCCTCGGCGAGAGCCCGGAGCAGGGCGCCCACACCTCCTCCGTAGAGGCTCTCGTCTTCTTCGATCTCGACCTCCCAGCCGGCGGCGGCCGCCACCAGATCGGCGGTACGGCGCGCCCTCACCGCCGGGGAAGTGATCACCCGCCCCACCCGGGGAAGGGCCACGGCGAGGAAGGCGCCGAGGAGACGGGCGTCGGACTCGCCTCTGGGCGCCAGGGGACGGCCGATGTCGGCGACTCCGGCGGGTCGACCCGCCTTGGCATGGCGAACCAGCAGCATGGTGATCACCGGCGCAAGGCTAGGAGCGCCGACCGGCGAGATCGTCAGGCAGTCCGACGAGGGCGACGGCAGGATCCCGTCGAGGGCTTGCTACCTTGCCTTCCGATGACCTCGCCGATCTCTCGCCGCATCGCCGCCATCTCGGCCTCCCCGACCATGGCGATCACGGCACGGGCGGCCGCCCTTCGGGCCGCGGGTCGTCCGGTCATCGGTTTCGCTGCCGGGGAACCCGACTTCCCGACCCCGCCCCACATCGTGGAGGCGGCGCGGGCGGCGGCCGGAGACCCCCGCCTCCACCACTACACCCCCGCAGCCGGGCTCCCGGAGCTGCGGGAGGCGGTGGCGGCCAAGACCCGGCGCGACTCCGGCATCGAAATCGATGCCGGTGAGGTGGCGATCACCGTAGGGGCCAAGGGGGCGGTCCACGCCGCCTGTGCCGCACTGCTCGACCCGGGCGACGAGGTGCTGCTCCCCTCGCCGTACTGGGTCTCCTATCCGGAGATCATCGGGCTGGCGGGTGGTGTGACCCGCTTGGTCCCCTCGTCGATCGAAGAGGGATTCAAGGTCTCGGTCGACGCTCTGGAGGCGGCGCGCACCCCGAACACGAGGATGCTGATCTTCGTCTCGCCGGGGAACCCCACCGGGGCCGTGTACAGCCCGGAGCAGGTGGCCGAGATCGGCCGCTGGGCGGCCCGCCACGGCATCTGGGTGCTGACCGACGAGATCTACGAGCACTTCGTGTACGGGGACGCCCGTTTCGCCTCGCTCCCGGCGGCGGCCCCGGAGGCGGCGTCGCGCTGCGTCGTGATCAACAGCGTCGCCAAGACCTACGCCATGACCGGATGGCGGGTCGGCTGGCTGGTCGCCCCCGCCGAGGTGACGTCGGCGGTGATCCGCTTTCAGTCCCACACCCTGTCGCACCCGTCCAACATCGCCCAGGCGGCGGCCCTTGCCGCCGTCGAGGGTTCCATGGAGCCGGTGGCTTCGATGCGATCTGCATTCGATCGAAGGCGGATCGCCATGCACGGCGCCCTGGCGGCGATACCAGGGGTCCAGGTGCTGGAGCCCGAGGGTGCCTTCTACTGCTTCCCCTCGGTGAGGGGCATGCTCGGCCGGGAGCTGGGAGGGGTCAGGCCGGAGTCCTCTGCGGAACTGGCCGTCGCGCTTCTCGAGCAGGCCGAGATCGCCGTCGTCCCCGGTGAGGCTTTCGGTGCTCCCGGGTACCTCCGCCTGTCGTTCGCCCTCGCCGACGACGACCTGGAAGAGGGCATGGGGCGCTGGCGCTCGCTGGTCGGTTAGGTCCCGGAGAGGATTTCCAGGGCGTTGCGGTATCCGGCGATACCCATGCCGGCAACTGTGGCGATGCATGCCGGGGCGATCACCGAGACCGACCGCCAGTTCTCCCGCTGCGAGATGTCTGAGATGTGGACCTCGACGGTGGGGAGCGCCGCCGCCTCGATGGCGTCGTGCAGGGCAAATGAGTAGTGGGTGAGCGCCCCGGGGTTGATCACCAGGGCGTCGTAGCGGCCGATGGCGTCGTGGATGCGGTCGATGAGCGCACCCTCGTGGTTCGTCTGGAAGGCATCGACCTCGATGCCCAGCTCCTCACCCCACCGCCGGCATCGATCCTCCACCTCGCCCAGGGTTGCCGTCCCGTAGACCTGGGGGAGGCGGGTCCCCAGAAGGTTGAGGTTGGGACCGTTGAGCACGAGGACCTTCATCTGCCGGGCAGGCTATCGGGGAATCGCGTGTTGCGGCGCCGTGCGGCGCGCCTCTTCGACGAGGGAGTCGTCCAACTCGGCCGGGTCCGGCACCCACCCCTCGGCGACCCAGGTGTCGAGCAGGGCTCCGGCGACCTCATCGGCGCCGACACCGGGAAGGTCCCGGTCGATCGCCCCGGTGGCTTCGGGTCTCCAGCGATATCCCAGGGCCCGATAGACGGGCTCCAGAACCTCGTTGGTCGACTCGGCGCCCGACACCATGACGACGGCACCGATCTGAACTCCGCCTGCGACCAGACGCTGTGCCACTCCTGCAACCTTCCGGGTTCCTCCGAGGTTCACCGACCAGCGTCCCGGGCAGTACTCACCGGGTACCTCCCCGACTCGGGGATCCGCTCCGAGTCGGCGCAAGGCGTCGGCGATCGACCTCGCCGTCGCTTCGAACCGGTCGGCGATCGTCTCCAGGCCTCGGTGGTGGGGGAGGCTGAGTTCGAAGGCGATGGCGCCCGGGTGGAGCACGGCGGCGCGGCCCCCGACGTTGCGAACCACCGGAGCGAAGCCGCACTCCCGGGCGGCTTCGGCGGCTGCGGTGAACTCGGGACGAACGGTGTCCTGCCTCCCGAAGGCAACCGTCTCTGCCGGCGACCACAGGCGGAGCGTCGGCGGATCGACACCGCCGGCGACCCGCCGCAGGACGACCGCCGAGAGGGCGACATCCGCAGCAGGCGGGTCGAGCCGCCGGTCGAGGAGGCGGATTCGCACGGGACGAGGCTATCAGCGGTCGCTGAGCCCGAGCCCTCCGTACCACCATGCCCGTCGGCGACCGGGTTCGTCCGGTTCCGACGCCGGGCGGCGATAATCCGGCGACGGGCCGAGCGGTCCGGTGATCCAGATGCCTTCAAGAGCCACAACATGGGTAGTCGTTCTCTCGCTGGCGCTGGCCTCGTGCGGGGACGTCCTCGGCGGCGTCGGCGAGCTGTCGAGACGGGTCGTCCACGGGCGCGACCTGCCGGGCGTGGTCACCACCACGACACCCGTCGAGGCTCCGGCTCTGAGGCTCAAGCCGGTCACCGGGCTCGCCTGGTCGAACGACGGCATCGACGTGGGTACGGTCGGTCTCGACCGTGACGCCCTGATCGTGGCGGTGTGGCGGCGCGGCAACACGGTGGACTCCTTCGTCCAGGCCACCAGGCGCGAGATCGCCATCGCCCTGCCCGGAATCGAGTTCCCCCGGCTGGTGCCCGAATCCGTCACCCATGTGTCGAGCCAGCTGATCTTCGATCAGGCCACCGGGACGCTTGACGTGGCCAACGCAGCCGCCTTCGGCATGTGGATCGGGCCACCATACGAGGCGCCACGATCCACGGCTCAGATGGTGGTGCTGCGAGTCGGTCTCGCCGCTCCCGGCGACGATGGGTCGGAGGGCATCCAGTCGTTTCGGGTCACCGACGGGCGCGAGATGGCGTGGACCGACGGCGGGTTCGTGTACCAGCTCTTCTGCAGGACCGGTGTCACCGAAGCGGCCTGTTTCGAGATGGCCGGGGCGGCTGTGACGCTCTCCACGCTCGTGGCCGGCTCGTGATCGCCTTTGGCTCCACGGGGCGGTGGCGATGATCGGGCAGGGCGGCTGGTGGTCGTACCTCCGGTACGACGAGGAGCAGGACCGGCCCAGCATCGACCGCGCCCTGGTGAGACGGGTCCTCGGATACGCCCGTCCCTACACCGGGCTGCTGGTCGTCGTCGCTTTCACGATCGTGTCGATCACGCTGGTCTCCCTGGTCCCCCCGCTGCTGATGCGAGATCTTCTCGACTCGGCGATCCCGGCCTCCGACATGGGCCGGGTCACCTGGTTGGGGCTGGGGATGGTCGCCGTTCCGCTGGTGAACGGGCTGGTGGGTGTGGTGCAGCGTTGGGCCTCGGCCAAGGCGGGTGAGGGGATCATCTTCGACCTGCGCACGGCGGTGTACTCCCATCTGCAGCGGATGTCCCTGGGGTTCTTCACCACGACCCGCCCGGGGGAGCTGATGTCGCGTCTCAACAGCGACGTCGTGGGCGCCCAGTCGGCGGTGACCGGGACCCTGGTCTCGTTGGCGTCGAACGGCCTCTCCGTGGTGGCGACCCTCGCAGTCATGCTGGGGCTGGAATGGCGGCTCACCCTCGCCGCGGTGGCGCTCCTGCCGCTCTTCATCTGGCCCAGCCGGGGGGTGGGCAGGGTGCTGCGCCGGGTGACCCGGGGCCAGATGCAGGCCAATGCCCGGATGACCTCGGCGATGAACGAGACCCTCAACCTGAGCGGAGCGTTGCTGGTGAAGCTGTTCGGCCGCACCTCCGACGAGGACCGCCGTTTTGCCGGCCACGCCGCCGAAGTTCGCGACCTGGGCGTGCGGCGAGCCCTCATCGGCAGGTGGTTCTTCATGGGGCTGGGCGTGGTGGGCGCCCTCGGCACCGCCCTCGTCTTCTGGCTGGGTGCCGTGCTCGTGATCAGGGGAGCGCTGACCGTGGGCACGGTGGTGGCCCTCTCCGCCTACCTGAGTCAGTTGTACGGTCCGCTGGCCGCACTCTCCAACACACGGGTGGAGCTGGCGACCTCGCTGGTGTCGTTCGAGCGCGTCTTCGAGGTTCTCGACCTCCCTCACGACGTCGCCGAGCCCGATGATCCGGTCACTCTCGACACGGTTACCGGCCGCATCGAGTTCGATTCGGTCTCGTTCGACTACCGCCAGGCGGTTCCCGAAGGCCTCGACCACGTGGAGCGCTGGTCGTGGCAGGATCAGTCGGTGGAGGTCGGAGTCGAGCCGGTGCCTCGTGTCGGGAGGGGCCGCGCCATCGATCATCTCGACTTCACCGTCGAACCGGGCACCCTGGTCGCCCTGGTCGGCCCCAGCGGCGCCGGCAAGACCACCGTGACCTACCTGATCCCGCGGCTCTACGACGTGACGACGGGCCGCATCCTGATAGACGGCCACGACGTGCGCCGCCTGTCGTTCGCCACCCTCAGCCGGAACATCGGTGTGGTGACCCAGGAGAACTACCTGTTCCACGACACGATCGCCGCCAACCTGCGCTACGCCCGGCCCGACGCCTCGGCCGGGGAACTCGAGGCGGCCGCTCGGGCGGCGAACATCCACGACCTGATCGCCTCACTGCCCGGCGGCTACGACACGGTGGTGGGGGAGCGGGGGTATCGGCTCTCCGGTGGCGAGAAGCAGCGGGTCGCCATCGCCCGCGTGATCCTCAAGGATCCTCGGGTGCTCGTGCTCGACGAGGCGACGTCTCATCTCGATGCACGATCCGAAGCCCTCATCCAGGACGCCCTGGAGCGGGTGATGGCGGGCCGCACCTCCATCGTCATCGCCCACCGCCTGTCGACGGTGCTCGCCGCCGACCGGATCCTGGTGCTCGACGAGGGCCGGCTGGTGGAGGATGGCCGCCACCAGGACCTGCTGGCGGCGGGTGGGCTCTACGCCGAGCTGTTCCGAACCCAGTTCGCCGCCGGCGGGACCGCCACCGGGTGAAGCCCGCCCCCGGCGGTATCGTGCCCGGATGATCCGTCTCGCCGTCGCCATCGCCCTCGGTCGCCTTGCCGGATGGGTGAGCAAGGCGTTGGGACGGGGCGCCACCGCTGTTCCCGGGTTGGTCGCCGAGAAGATCCATCCCGCCGCCTCCTCTTGCCTGGCGGCCACCCTGCCCGAAGGCGTCGTCCTGGTGACCGGGACCAATGGCAAGACCACCACCACCCGGATGCTGGTCACGATCCTCGAGCACTCGGGCAAGCGGGTGGTCACCAACAGATCGGGCTCGAACCTGGGCCGGGGGATCCTCACCGCCATGATCGCCGCCAGCCGCCAGGGTCGTCTGCTCGGCGATCTGGGGGTGTTCGAGGTGGATGAGGCGGCGGTGAGGTCCGTCGCCCCTGCACTGCATCCCCGAATCGTCGTCGTGACCAACCTGGCTCGCGACCAGTTGGATCGATACGGCGAACTCGACACGACGGCAGGTCATGTCGCCAGAGCCGTCGGGGTTTCCGAAGCCGGGGTGCTCAACTGCGACGATCCACTGGTGGCCTCGCTCGGCGGTCACCCGGGAGCGGTGCACTGGTACGGCGCGGTCGGGGCGATCCGGGACTCCCTGCCGTCCGATCCGGCGCTCCACGGAGGAGGGTCCGCTCCTGCTGTCATCGAACCGGATGCCCTGGTGGAGGAGTCCCATCCGGATGGCGACGGCCAGCAGATCCAGGTGCGTATCGACGGGGAGGTGTTGTCGACACGGCTTCACGTGCCCGGCGCATACAACGCCTACAACGCCGCCGCCGCCCTGCTTGCCGCCGCCCGGTTGGGGGTGAGACCGGAGGATGCGGCGGCCGCCATCGCCACCATGCCGCCGGCGTTCGGACGGGGCCAGGTCGTCGAGATGGACGGCCGGCGGGTGAAGGTGCTCCTGGTGAAGAACCCGGCGGGCCTCAACCAGGCGATCCGGCTGCTGGTGGCCGAGGCCGAGCCCCACCAGGTGCTGCTGGCGATCAACGATCAGCACGCCGACGGGAGGGATGTCTCCTGGCTGTGGGATGCCGCCGTGGAGGAGCTGGCGCACTCGCCGCATCGCTTCGGGGCTTCGGGGCAGCGGGCGCACGACATGGCACTCAGGTTCAAGTACGCAGGGGTCGATTGCTGGCTGGAGCAGGATGCGAAGGCCGCCCTCTCCCGGCTCGTCCACGACGCCGCCCCTGGCGAGACCGTCTACCTGGTTCCCACGTACACCGCCATGCTGACTTTCCTCGAGCTGTTGCTGCCGGGGATCCCTCGTGAGGAGGCCTGGTCATGACCGACTCGGTCGTACTGGTCCACCTCTATCCGCGGCGGATGAACATCTACGGGGACGGCGGAAACGTCCTCGCCCTGAGGAGGCGCCTGGAGTGGAGGGGCTTCAAGGTAGAGACGGTCACCGTCGACGAGGGTGACGACTTCGATTTCACCCGGGCCGACCTGGTGGTGGCAGGCGGCGGCGAGGATCGATCACAGCGAGCCATCGCCTTCGACCTTGTGGGGCGCGGCGATGCCATCGTCGAGGCCGTCGCCGAAGGCGTCGTGTTCCTCACCGTCTGCGGTTCATATCAGCTGTTCGGGAGGCGTTTCGTGACCGTCGATGGCGACGAGATCCCCGGGATCGGGGTGTTCGCCGCCGAAACCGTCGCCGGTGACAAGCGGATGATCGGCAACGTCGTCGTCGAGGGTCCTTGGGGTCGTCTCGTCGGATTCGAGAACCACAGCGGCCGGACCCTCCTCGACCCTGGCCAGGCGACTCTGGGTGTGGTCAGGCGCGGCTCGGGGAACGACGGATCGTCGGGCCAGGAGGGGGCGGTGGTGGGGAACTGCTTCGGGACCTACCTTCACGGCTCCCTGCTGCCCAAGAACCCGGACCTCGCCGACGACCTGATCCGTAGGGCGCTGGAGCGGAGGAGCGGAGCCTCGGTGACGCTGGCGCCCCTCGACGACGCCGTCGAGCGAGCCGCTGCCGACCGTGCGGCGACCCGCCCCTGACTCAGGTCTAGGTCCCGATGGCGTCGGGCCGGTCGACCGCCACGGCGAACTCCCTGCCGTCCGGTGAGGACCGCAGCAGGTAGAGGGCCTCGATGTTCACGCCCGATGCGGCGAGCCTTCCGGTCATCGCCGCCAGGGCGTCTGGCTCGTGGGAGAGGGTGGTGACGATTACCGGTCGTTCCTCGAACGGTGCCGACAACGATCGCAGCACCTCCCTTGCGGCGGCGGCGTCGTCGACCACGAGATGGGCGACCCCCTCCGATCCGAGCCCGAACGCGGCCACCGCCTCTATTCGGATGCCGGCGGCGGCGAGGCGCTCGGCGAGGGCGGCCAGCATCCCCGGTCGATTGGCGAGACGCACCGTGAACTCGGTCATGTCGGAAGGCTACGCCTCCCCGGGGGAGTTGGGGACGGTCCGCTCCGGCTTCAGGGGAGCTCTTCGGCCGCCTGGGCGGCGCTGGGCACGATGAGCACCGGGCGACGACCCTCCCGGATCACCCTGGCCGAGACGCTCTCCCAATGGTCTTCGGCGAAGAGCTGCTTGGTCGCCCCCATCACGATGATGTCGGCACCCAGTTCCTCGGCGGCGGCGACGATCGTCGCCGCCGGGTCTTCACCCTCCAGGTAACGCACCACTGCTTCTACGCCGCGGACCCTGAGCGCGGCGACCAGGGGCTCCGTCAGCCGGGTGCCGCGTTCCTCCACGTAGCGGGCGATCACCGCGTCCTCGGCGGTCGACCATGTCGAAGAGCTCTCTGAGAGCGGGTGCCACTCGTCGGAGCGGATCTCCTCGAGGAAGCTGCGGGGCACCTCGATGACCGTGACCACCTGGACCTCACCTCCGGCGCCGCCGAGACGCCCGATGATCTCGGCGACGGCCTCTGGAGCGAGCACGCCGGCGGTGGCGATCAGGATCCGCATCCGATCAGCCTATCCGGGCCCGCTTCCGCCGGCGCCGCCCCTATCGTCGGGGGCATGGCGCCTGACCCAGAGACCGTGAACCGGGTGATGTGGTCGATCCCCAATGTGCTCTGCCTGGTCGGCTCGGCATCGGGAGAGGAATGGAATGCGATGACGGCCTCCTGGGTCACCCAGGTCGCCATGGACCCGGTGCTGGTGGCCGTATCCGTCGATGCCAGGGCGGTGACGCGTCGGCTCGTCGAAGAGGGTGGCGCCTTCACCATCAACCTCTGGGATCGGGACGACACCCGGGTGTTCGTCAAGTTCTCCAAGCCGGCCGACCGATCCGGCCAGACCCTCAACGATCGGCCGGTGCGGCTGGGTACGACCGGTACCCCGATCTTCGAGGAGGCCGTGGCCTACGCCGACTGCCGGTTGGTCGCCACCCGCGAACTCGGCTCGCACGTCCTCTTCATCGGGGAGGTGGTGGACTGTGGGTTCCGCCCCGGCGGCGAGGCGGTGGCGGTCGCCCGTATGGAGGACACCCGGATGAAGTACGGCGGCGTGCTGC
This genomic interval carries:
- a CDS encoding MFS transporter, with product MSRLSLWYLVVTRLVVNTAHRFLYPFLPAIARGLGISLEQAGLMLSARSIAFVATPAVVSTVGRGERRVRLAAFGLSLMAAGALITAASGVPAGALVGLFLLGLGKPSFDAAAQSYVADRTPYWRRARYLSILELTWAGGMLIGAPAAGWLIAAHGWRAPFWVVAALLAVAAATASRILDGDTGDTGARLGRFRPGRQGKALLLTGLLFSLAAETTFIVFGAWLEDGFGLTAAGLGLAAMTVAIAELAGEGSVLVFADRLGPRRMVALGLGASVAGYLGIALASGSLVGGLTVVAAAFVAFEITIVSTVPLASEAEPAGRARFLAWLMVAVGIGRAAGDALGPLLYGWKGFGATGLASALVAGLALLTLLVAVDEPG
- a CDS encoding histidine phosphatase family protein, whose protein sequence is MLLVRHAKAGRPAGVADIGRPLAPRGESDARLLGAFLAVALPRVGRVITSPAVRARRTADLVAAAAGWEVEIEEDESLYGGGVGALLRALAEDGRSPVVAFGHEPVWSQAVAVLTGGGRIDMVTAAAALIEGPPEPGGASLRWMVTPAALGGGRH
- a CDS encoding pyridoxal phosphate-dependent aminotransferase; this translates as MTSPISRRIAAISASPTMAITARAAALRAAGRPVIGFAAGEPDFPTPPHIVEAARAAAGDPRLHHYTPAAGLPELREAVAAKTRRDSGIEIDAGEVAITVGAKGAVHAACAALLDPGDEVLLPSPYWVSYPEIIGLAGGVTRLVPSSIEEGFKVSVDALEAARTPNTRMLIFVSPGNPTGAVYSPEQVAEIGRWAARHGIWVLTDEIYEHFVYGDARFASLPAAAPEAASRCVVINSVAKTYAMTGWRVGWLVAPAEVTSAVIRFQSHTLSHPSNIAQAAALAAVEGSMEPVASMRSAFDRRRIAMHGALAAIPGVQVLEPEGAFYCFPSVRGMLGRELGGVRPESSAELAVALLEQAEIAVVPGEAFGAPGYLRLSFALADDDLEEGMGRWRSLVG
- the aroQ gene encoding type II 3-dehydroquinate dehydratase codes for the protein MKVLVLNGPNLNLLGTRLPQVYGTATLGEVEDRCRRWGEELGIEVDAFQTNHEGALIDRIHDAIGRYDALVINPGALTHYSFALHDAIEAAALPTVEVHISDISQRENWRSVSVIAPACIATVAGMGIAGYRNALEILSGT
- a CDS encoding lipoate--protein ligase family protein, with the protein product MRIRLLDRRLDPPAADVALSAVVLRRVAGGVDPPTLRLWSPAETVAFGRQDTVRPEFTAAAEAARECGFAPVVRNVGGRAAVLHPGAIAFELSLPHHRGLETIADRFEATARSIADALRRLGADPRVGEVPGEYCPGRWSVNLGGTRKVAGVAQRLVAGGVQIGAVVMVSGAESTNEVLEPVYRALGYRWRPEATGAIDRDLPGVGADEVAGALLDTWVAEGWVPDPAELDDSLVEEARRTAPQHAIPR
- a CDS encoding ABC transporter ATP-binding protein; translated protein: MIGQGGWWSYLRYDEEQDRPSIDRALVRRVLGYARPYTGLLVVVAFTIVSITLVSLVPPLLMRDLLDSAIPASDMGRVTWLGLGMVAVPLVNGLVGVVQRWASAKAGEGIIFDLRTAVYSHLQRMSLGFFTTTRPGELMSRLNSDVVGAQSAVTGTLVSLASNGLSVVATLAVMLGLEWRLTLAAVALLPLFIWPSRGVGRVLRRVTRGQMQANARMTSAMNETLNLSGALLVKLFGRTSDEDRRFAGHAAEVRDLGVRRALIGRWFFMGLGVVGALGTALVFWLGAVLVIRGALTVGTVVALSAYLSQLYGPLAALSNTRVELATSLVSFERVFEVLDLPHDVAEPDDPVTLDTVTGRIEFDSVSFDYRQAVPEGLDHVERWSWQDQSVEVGVEPVPRVGRGRAIDHLDFTVEPGTLVALVGPSGAGKTTVTYLIPRLYDVTTGRILIDGHDVRRLSFATLSRNIGVVTQENYLFHDTIAANLRYARPDASAGELEAAARAANIHDLIASLPGGYDTVVGERGYRLSGGEKQRVAIARVILKDPRVLVLDEATSHLDARSEALIQDALERVMAGRTSIVIAHRLSTVLAADRILVLDEGRLVEDGRHQDLLAAGGLYAELFRTQFAAGGTATG
- a CDS encoding MurT ligase domain-containing protein, giving the protein MIRLAVAIALGRLAGWVSKALGRGATAVPGLVAEKIHPAASSCLAATLPEGVVLVTGTNGKTTTTRMLVTILEHSGKRVVTNRSGSNLGRGILTAMIAASRQGRLLGDLGVFEVDEAAVRSVAPALHPRIVVVTNLARDQLDRYGELDTTAGHVARAVGVSEAGVLNCDDPLVASLGGHPGAVHWYGAVGAIRDSLPSDPALHGGGSAPAVIEPDALVEESHPDGDGQQIQVRIDGEVLSTRLHVPGAYNAYNAAAALLAAARLGVRPEDAAAAIATMPPAFGRGQVVEMDGRRVKVLLVKNPAGLNQAIRLLVAEAEPHQVLLAINDQHADGRDVSWLWDAAVEELAHSPHRFGASGQRAHDMALRFKYAGVDCWLEQDAKAALSRLVHDAAPGETVYLVPTYTAMLTFLELLLPGIPREEAWS
- a CDS encoding glutamine amidotransferase yields the protein MTDSVVLVHLYPRRMNIYGDGGNVLALRRRLEWRGFKVETVTVDEGDDFDFTRADLVVAGGGEDRSQRAIAFDLVGRGDAIVEAVAEGVVFLTVCGSYQLFGRRFVTVDGDEIPGIGVFAAETVAGDKRMIGNVVVEGPWGRLVGFENHSGRTLLDPGQATLGVVRRGSGNDGSSGQEGAVVGNCFGTYLHGSLLPKNPDLADDLIRRALERRSGASVTLAPLDDAVERAAADRAATRP
- a CDS encoding universal stress protein — translated: MRILIATAGVLAPEAVAEIIGRLGGAGGEVQVVTVIEVPRSFLEEIRSDEWHPLSESSSTWSTAEDAVIARYVEERGTRLTEPLVAALRVRGVEAVVRYLEGEDPAATIVAAAEELGADIIVMGATKQLFAEDHWESVSARVIREGRRPVLIVPSAAQAAEELP
- a CDS encoding flavin reductase family protein, yielding MAPDPETVNRVMWSIPNVLCLVGSASGEEWNAMTASWVTQVAMDPVLVAVSVDARAVTRRLVEEGGAFTINLWDRDDTRVFVKFSKPADRSGQTLNDRPVRLGTTGTPIFEEAVAYADCRLVATRELGSHVLFIGEVVDCGFRPGGEAVAVARMEDTRMKYGGVLRGK